Proteins from one Salmo salar chromosome ssa29, Ssal_v3.1, whole genome shotgun sequence genomic window:
- the apod gene encoding apolipoprotein D precursor, producing the protein MFPIFWILLLLPLVSAQTYHWGPCPTPSVQPNFSLQQYLGTWYEIAKLPASFEKGKCIQADYTLRGDGTIRVLNSQFYKGKVRTVEGTAVVQDPKNPAKLGVSFSYFTPYSPYWVLSTDYVSGAVVYSCTDVLRIFHVDYAWILGRSRFLPAEKVEYARQLLAKENIDTFKMSVTDQTGCD; encoded by the exons ATGTTTCCTATATTTTggatcctcctccttctccctctggtcTCCGCCCAGACATACCATTGGGGTCCATGCCCCACCCCCAGTGTCCAGCCCAACTTCAGCTTGcagcag TACCTGGGCACGTGGTATGAGATAGCAAAACTTCCAGCATCCTTTGAGAAAGGGAAGTGCATCCAAGCTGATTACACTCTGAGGGGAGACGGCACCATCAGAGTCCTCAACTCCCAGTTCTA TAAAGGTAAGGTGCGGACTGTGGAGGGGACAGCAGTGGTCCAGGACCCCAAAAATCCAGCCAAACTGGGAGTCAGCTTCTCCTACT TCACTCCCTACAGTCCGTACTGGGTGCTGAGTACTGACTATGTGAGTGGAGCGGTGGTGTACAGCTGTACTGACGTGTTGAGGATTTTCCATGTCGACTACGCCTGGATCCTGGGACGTTCCCGCTTCTTGCCCGCAGAGAAAGTAGAGTACGCCAGGCAGCTGCTGGCTAAAGAAAACATTGACACCTTCAAGATGAGTGTTACCGACCAAACGGGCTGCGACTAG
- the LOC106590492 gene encoding myosin-11 isoform X1: MLRRTVSFPIEAGRLQQLGLLDYASHGVTSSSVLDLPSLHRGHQGSRQREDEWQGRYQGPAEAGQWEDERQGRYRGPAEAGQWEDDGGLVVAPSSNGSTRGPRWRDMYASSDQLRSDSVEDDGYDYEEGKHNDESVRLYVSEEERILNSADLSSEERRDVLAELVYSRSRLKQLNSELQRTVEVADDNNTLLRTENTALLNQVKGMKQSIHDAEQLMDELEEIRSLLVEKDEATGNLEAYIKQLEKEKEILEDQIESIGSEMSRIIPDRDTDKKKIVNLSQALQALQLRLEESRLALDHRDEVLRKKDFVVEQLEQSLTEYSSIAQDLKEKMKDLQSQLAEALVNGREGGYMALDGTLSTATQRSISLAEELGLLPCMMEDFSDEVQREEKIEEEQRVEERVEREADEKKEEEVVKEGKQMLEEKSGVWSDMVRGVRAAGGFTLGFLVPLGVLVSMVPGCYDHCTGLGFTNTFWSTARYLIQPYCNVHHIGLPPL; encoded by the exons ATGCTGCGCAGGACCGTCTCCTTCCCCATTGAG GCGGGGCGGCTGCAGCAGCTGGGTCTATTGGACTATGCCTCCCACGGTGTGACATCATCTTCGGTGCTCGACCTCCCGTCTCTCCACCGAGGTCACCAGGGTTCACGACAACGGGAGGATGAGTGGCAGGGCCGGTACCAGGGGCCTGCCGAGGCTGGCCAATGGGAGGATGAGCGGCAGGGCCGGTACCGTGGGCCTGCCGAGGCTGGCCAATGGGAGGATGACGGTGGGTTAGTGGTCGCACCCTCTTCTAATG GTAGCACCAGGGGACCCAGATGGAGGGATATGTATGCCAGCTCAGACCAGCTAAg gtcagACTCAGTGGAAGATGATGGCTATGATTATGAAG AGGGGAAGCATAATGATGAGTCTGTCAGGCTGTACGtgtcagaggaggagaggatcctCAACTCTGCAGACCT GAGTTCAGAGGAGAGGCGTGATGTTCTAGCAGAGTTGGTGTATTCCCGAAGCAGACTGAAGCAATTGAACTCAGAGCTGCAGAGAACAGTAGAGGTAGCCgatgacaacaacacactgctACGCACCGAGAACACTGCCCTGCTCAACCAAGTCAAAGG GATGAAGCAGTCGATCCATGATGCAGAGCAGCTGATGGATGAGCTGGAGGAGATCCGGAGCCTATTGGTTGAGAAAGACGAAGCTACGGGCAACCTGGAGGCCTACATCAAACAACTG gagaaagagaaggagatttTGGAGGACCAGATCGAAAGCATCGGCAGTGAG ATGTCCCGTATTATACCAGACAGAGACACTGACAAGAAGAAGATCGTTAACCTCAGCCAGGCTCTACAAGCCTTACag CTTCGGCTCGAGGAGAGCAGACTCGCTTTGGATCACAGGGATGAGGTCCTACGTAAG AAGGACTTTGTAGTTGAGCAGCTGGAGCAGTCCCTTACAGAGTACTCCTCCATTGCACag GATCTGAAGGAGAAGATGAAGGATCTGCAGAGCCAACTGGCAGAGGCCCTAGT taATGGAAGAGAGGGGGGTTACATGGCATTAGATGGAACTCTGTCTACAGCCACTCAGCGCTCCATCTCTTTAGCAGAGGAACTGGGTCTACTGCCATGCATGATG GAGGACTTCTCTGATGAGGtgcagagggaggagaagatagaggaggagcagagagtggaggagagggtagaaagagaggcggatgagaagaaagaggaggaggtggttAAGGAGGGGAAACAGATGCTAGAGGAGAAGAGTGGTGTGTGGTCAGATATGGTGAGAGGTGTCCGAGCAGCAGGAGGTTTCACCCTGGGTTTCCTGGTTCCTCTGGGTGTCCTGGTCTCCATGGTCCCCGGCTGCTACGACCACTGTACAGGACTCGGCTTCACCAACACTTTCTGGTCTACAGCCAGATACCTCATACAGCCATACTGCAATGTGCACCACATTGGCCTCCCCCCGCTGTAA
- the LOC106590492 gene encoding golgin IMH1 isoform X2: protein MLRRTVSFPIEAGRLQQLGLLDYASHGVTSSSVLDLPSLHRGHQGSRQREDEWQGRYQGPAEAGQWEDERQGRYRGPAEAGQWEDDGGLVVAPSSNGSTRGPRWRDMYASSDQLRSDSVEDDGYDYEEGKHNDESVRLYVSEEERILNSADLSSEERRDVLAELVYSRSRLKQLNSELQRTVEVADDNNTLLRTENTALLNQVKGMKQSIHDAEQLMDELEEIRSLLVEKDEATGNLEAYIKQLEKEKEILEDQIESIGSEMSRIIPDRDTDKKKIVNLSQALQALQLRLEESRLALDHRDEVLRKDFVVEQLEQSLTEYSSIAQDLKEKMKDLQSQLAEALVNGREGGYMALDGTLSTATQRSISLAEELGLLPCMMEDFSDEVQREEKIEEEQRVEERVEREADEKKEEEVVKEGKQMLEEKSGVWSDMVRGVRAAGGFTLGFLVPLGVLVSMVPGCYDHCTGLGFTNTFWSTARYLIQPYCNVHHIGLPPL from the exons ATGCTGCGCAGGACCGTCTCCTTCCCCATTGAG GCGGGGCGGCTGCAGCAGCTGGGTCTATTGGACTATGCCTCCCACGGTGTGACATCATCTTCGGTGCTCGACCTCCCGTCTCTCCACCGAGGTCACCAGGGTTCACGACAACGGGAGGATGAGTGGCAGGGCCGGTACCAGGGGCCTGCCGAGGCTGGCCAATGGGAGGATGAGCGGCAGGGCCGGTACCGTGGGCCTGCCGAGGCTGGCCAATGGGAGGATGACGGTGGGTTAGTGGTCGCACCCTCTTCTAATG GTAGCACCAGGGGACCCAGATGGAGGGATATGTATGCCAGCTCAGACCAGCTAAg gtcagACTCAGTGGAAGATGATGGCTATGATTATGAAG AGGGGAAGCATAATGATGAGTCTGTCAGGCTGTACGtgtcagaggaggagaggatcctCAACTCTGCAGACCT GAGTTCAGAGGAGAGGCGTGATGTTCTAGCAGAGTTGGTGTATTCCCGAAGCAGACTGAAGCAATTGAACTCAGAGCTGCAGAGAACAGTAGAGGTAGCCgatgacaacaacacactgctACGCACCGAGAACACTGCCCTGCTCAACCAAGTCAAAGG GATGAAGCAGTCGATCCATGATGCAGAGCAGCTGATGGATGAGCTGGAGGAGATCCGGAGCCTATTGGTTGAGAAAGACGAAGCTACGGGCAACCTGGAGGCCTACATCAAACAACTG gagaaagagaaggagatttTGGAGGACCAGATCGAAAGCATCGGCAGTGAG ATGTCCCGTATTATACCAGACAGAGACACTGACAAGAAGAAGATCGTTAACCTCAGCCAGGCTCTACAAGCCTTACag CTTCGGCTCGAGGAGAGCAGACTCGCTTTGGATCACAGGGATGAGGTCCTACGTAAG GACTTTGTAGTTGAGCAGCTGGAGCAGTCCCTTACAGAGTACTCCTCCATTGCACag GATCTGAAGGAGAAGATGAAGGATCTGCAGAGCCAACTGGCAGAGGCCCTAGT taATGGAAGAGAGGGGGGTTACATGGCATTAGATGGAACTCTGTCTACAGCCACTCAGCGCTCCATCTCTTTAGCAGAGGAACTGGGTCTACTGCCATGCATGATG GAGGACTTCTCTGATGAGGtgcagagggaggagaagatagaggaggagcagagagtggaggagagggtagaaagagaggcggatgagaagaaagaggaggaggtggttAAGGAGGGGAAACAGATGCTAGAGGAGAAGAGTGGTGTGTGGTCAGATATGGTGAGAGGTGTCCGAGCAGCAGGAGGTTTCACCCTGGGTTTCCTGGTTCCTCTGGGTGTCCTGGTCTCCATGGTCCCCGGCTGCTACGACCACTGTACAGGACTCGGCTTCACCAACACTTTCTGGTCTACAGCCAGATACCTCATACAGCCATACTGCAATGTGCACCACATTGGCCTCCCCCCGCTGTAA
- the LOC106590495 gene encoding COP9 signalosome complex subunit 9 has protein sequence MKPAVDEMFPEGAGPYVDLDEAGGSSGLLMDLAANEKAVHSDFFNDFEDLFDDEDLQ, from the exons ATGAAACCAGCGGTGGACGAGATGTTCCCTGAAGGCGCCGGGCCTTATGTGGATCTAGACGAG GCAGGGGGCAGCAGCGGTCTGCTCATGGACCTGGCAGCAAATGAGAAAGCAGTGCACTCGGACTTCTTCAAcg acttTGAGGATCTGTTTGATGATGAGGACCTGCAGTGA
- the LOC106590484 gene encoding otospiralin-like, whose protein sequence is MVTVSSCDEQNADSMNARGFTPEGVPYDEPPAVPYWPYTTSDFWHYVEYFRSIGAYKHINEMARAFYAHQHLGDTLGYETNEGHEH, encoded by the exons ATGGTGACGGTTTCTTCATGTGATGAACAGAATGCTGACAGCATGA atGCTAGAGGCTTCACCCCTGAAGGAG ttCCATACGATGAGCCCCCGGCAGTCCCCTACTGGCCCTACACCACCTCAGACTTCTGGCACTACGTAGAGTACTTCAGGTCTATTGGAGCCTACAAGCACATCAACGAAATGGCCCGGGCCTTCTATGCTCACCAACACCTGGGAGACACACTGGGATATGAGACCAACGAGGGACACgaacactga
- the LOC106590494 gene encoding apolipoprotein D encodes MFPIFWILLLLPLVSAQTYHWGPCPTPSVQSNFSLQQYLGTWYEIAKLPAFFEKGKCIQADYTLRGDGTIRVLNSQFYKGKVRTVEGTAVVQDPKNPAKLGVSFSYFTPYSPYWVLSTDYVSGAVVYSCTDVLRIFHVDYAWILGRSRFLPAEKVEYARQLLAKENIDTFKMSVTDQTGCD; translated from the exons ATGTTTCCTATATTTTggatcctcctccttctccctctggtcTCCGCCCAGACATACCATTGGGGTCCATGCCCCACCCCCAGTGTCCAGTCCAACTTCAGCTTGcagcag TACCTGGGCACGTGGTATGAGATAGCAAAACTTCCAGCATTCTTTGAGAAAGGGAAGTGCATCCAGGCCGATTACACTCTGAGGGGAGACGGCACCATCAGAGTCCTCAACTCCCAGTTCTA TAAAGGTAAGGTGCGGACTGTGGAGGGGACAGCAGTGGTCCAGGACCCCAAAAATCCAGCCAAACTGGGAGTCAGCTTCTCCTACT TCACTCCCTACAGTCCGTACTGGGTGCTGAGTACTGACTATGTGAGTGGAGCAGTGGTGTACAGCTGTACTGACGTGTTGAGGATTTTCCATGTCGACTACGCCTGGATCCTGGGACGTTCCCGCTTCTTGCCCGCAGAGAAAGTAGAGTACGCCAGGCAGCTGCTGGCTAAAGAAAACATTGACACCTTCAAGATGAGTGTTACCGACCAAACGGGCTGCGACTAG